A genome region from Alistipes dispar includes the following:
- a CDS encoding Fur family transcriptional regulator encodes MDTKHCEEVLLRHGIRPTAVRMLVLEATERFEGTFSLADLEEATDGIDKSSIFRTLVLFTERHLLHVIEDGSGSAKYCVCRNDHACRLGELHCHFHCEACGKTFCLPGEHVPAVRYPAGFEAREINYLIKGLCPECRAKVRG; translated from the coding sequence ATGGATACGAAACATTGCGAAGAGGTGCTGCTGCGCCACGGCATCCGTCCCACGGCGGTGCGGATGCTCGTGCTGGAGGCGACGGAGCGTTTCGAAGGGACGTTCAGCCTGGCCGATCTGGAGGAGGCGACCGACGGGATCGACAAGTCGTCGATATTCCGCACGCTCGTGCTCTTCACGGAGCGCCACCTGCTGCATGTCATCGAGGACGGCAGCGGTTCGGCGAAGTACTGCGTGTGTCGCAACGACCACGCCTGCCGCCTCGGCGAGCTGCACTGCCACTTCCATTGCGAGGCGTGCGGGAAGACGTTCTGCCTGCCCGGCGAACACGTCCCCGCCGTGCGCTATCCGGCCGGATTCGAGGCGCGGGAAATCAACTACCTCATCAAGGGGCTGTGCCCCGAATGCAGGGCGAAGGTCCGGGGCTGA
- a CDS encoding RecQ family ATP-dependent DNA helicase — protein METHEERIHEVLRRWWGFDSFRPVQEQIVRAAMEGRDTLALMPTGGGKSLTYQVPTMAREGLCIVVTPLIALMKDQVDRLRARRIPAVAIHSGLSPRQIDIALDNCVYGDVKFLYVAPERLATEAFRLRVVRMNVSLLAVDEAHCISQWGYDFRPSYLRIAELRERLPGVPVLALTASATKPVAEDIMRHLRFAEPHILRSSFARPNLSYSVRRTDDKQGQLLRLVQNVPGSGIVYMRTREGTEQVADMLRRQGVAAAAYHGGLGHAERALRQEEWLADKVRVMVATNAFGMGIDKPDVRFVVHYALCDSLESYYQEAGRAGRDGRRAYALLLVAADDSDRIARRFEQEFPPLERVKEIYERVCSYLRVGIGEGGGSSYLFNLHDFCAREHLWSGTVAGALKLLQQNGYLTLTDAQDNPARILFCISRDELYKLRVRRDDLDHFIRTILRLYNGVFTEFRPIDEGELATWSGYTVERVRELLKTLWQLRVIRYIPSNRSPILFLNEERLPREDLYIAPETYLRRQQLMRERFERMVAYAANGERCRSAVLESYFGADDPAPCGVCDICLARKRAAKAARDADAGASPAAAPDDEALAEELLRRLAASPADPHTLATETACDPGRLTRLLRELLERGKIAADKTGILKINE, from the coding sequence ATGGAAACGCACGAAGAGAGGATTCACGAGGTGCTGCGCCGCTGGTGGGGCTTCGACTCGTTCCGCCCCGTGCAGGAGCAGATCGTCCGCGCGGCGATGGAGGGGCGCGACACGCTGGCGCTGATGCCCACCGGAGGCGGCAAGTCGCTCACCTACCAGGTTCCGACGATGGCCCGCGAGGGGCTGTGCATCGTCGTCACGCCGCTCATCGCCCTGATGAAGGACCAGGTGGACCGGCTCCGCGCGCGACGCATTCCCGCCGTGGCGATCCACTCGGGCCTCTCGCCGCGGCAGATCGACATCGCGCTGGACAACTGCGTCTATGGCGACGTGAAGTTCCTCTACGTGGCCCCCGAACGACTCGCCACGGAGGCGTTCCGGCTGCGCGTCGTGCGGATGAACGTCTCGCTGCTGGCCGTGGACGAAGCCCACTGCATCTCGCAGTGGGGCTACGACTTCCGCCCCTCCTACCTGCGCATCGCCGAGCTGCGCGAACGGCTGCCGGGGGTTCCGGTGCTGGCGCTCACGGCCTCGGCGACGAAGCCCGTCGCCGAGGACATCATGCGCCACCTGCGCTTCGCCGAGCCGCACATCCTGCGCAGCAGTTTCGCGCGTCCCAACCTCTCGTACAGCGTCCGCCGCACGGACGACAAGCAGGGGCAACTGCTGCGGCTCGTGCAGAACGTCCCGGGATCGGGCATCGTCTATATGCGCACGCGCGAAGGGACCGAGCAGGTCGCCGACATGCTGCGCCGGCAGGGTGTCGCGGCCGCGGCCTACCACGGCGGGCTGGGCCACGCCGAACGGGCGCTGCGCCAGGAGGAGTGGCTCGCGGACAAGGTCCGCGTGATGGTGGCCACCAACGCTTTCGGCATGGGCATCGACAAGCCCGACGTGCGCTTCGTGGTCCACTACGCGCTCTGCGACTCGCTCGAGAGCTACTATCAGGAGGCGGGCCGCGCGGGCCGCGACGGACGCCGCGCCTACGCGCTGCTGCTCGTCGCGGCGGACGACAGCGACCGCATCGCACGCCGCTTCGAGCAGGAGTTTCCGCCGCTGGAACGCGTCAAGGAGATCTACGAGCGGGTCTGCTCCTACCTGCGCGTGGGCATCGGCGAAGGCGGCGGCTCGTCGTACCTGTTCAACCTCCACGACTTCTGCGCCCGCGAACACCTCTGGTCGGGGACCGTCGCCGGAGCCCTGAAGCTCCTCCAGCAGAACGGCTACCTCACGCTGACCGACGCACAGGACAACCCGGCGCGCATCCTCTTCTGCATCAGCCGGGACGAGCTTTACAAGCTCCGCGTCCGGCGCGACGACCTGGACCACTTCATCCGCACGATCCTGCGCCTCTACAACGGCGTCTTCACCGAGTTCCGCCCCATCGACGAAGGGGAGCTGGCCACGTGGAGCGGCTACACCGTCGAGCGGGTCCGGGAGCTGCTCAAAACGCTCTGGCAACTGCGCGTGATCCGCTACATCCCCTCGAACCGCTCGCCGATCCTCTTCCTGAACGAGGAACGGCTGCCCCGCGAGGACCTCTACATCGCTCCCGAGACCTACCTCCGAAGGCAGCAGCTCATGCGCGAACGCTTCGAGCGCATGGTCGCCTACGCCGCCAACGGCGAGCGCTGCCGCAGCGCGGTGCTCGAATCCTACTTCGGGGCCGACGACCCCGCGCCGTGCGGCGTCTGCGACATCTGCCTCGCGCGCAAACGGGCCGCGAAGGCCGCCCGGGACGCGGATGCCGGCGCCTCCCCCGCCGCCGCACCCGACGACGAGGCCCTCGCGGAGGAGCTTCTGCGCCGCCTGGCCGCATCCCCGGCCGACCCGCATACGCTGGCCACCGAAACGGCCTGCGACCCCGGACGGCTGACGCGCCTCCTGCGCGAATTGCTCGAAAGGGGCAAAATCGCAGCCGACAAAACGGGAATATTGAAAATTAATGAGTAA
- a CDS encoding 3'-5' exonuclease — protein MTTRNDFIDKISNEQTALLPAIEFRGEIRVVEQERDIAAACKYLAAQPVLGFDTETRPSFRQGVTFRVSLLQLSSPEVCYLFRLNRIPFDRAILRLLESREVLKIGADVAGDLRSLRQIRHFRDGGFIDLQTIAPQWGIEEKSLRKLSAIVLGQRVSKAQRLSNWEAATLTDKQRLYAATDAWVCTRIYERLLRTPKKTIRK, from the coding sequence ATGACTACCAGAAACGACTTCATAGACAAGATCAGCAACGAACAGACCGCCCTGCTGCCGGCCATCGAGTTCCGCGGCGAAATCCGCGTCGTCGAGCAGGAGCGCGACATCGCCGCCGCCTGCAAATACCTCGCCGCCCAGCCCGTGCTGGGCTTCGACACCGAGACGCGCCCGTCGTTCCGCCAGGGGGTGACCTTCCGCGTCTCGCTGCTGCAACTCTCCTCCCCGGAGGTCTGCTACCTGTTCCGGCTCAACCGGATTCCGTTCGACCGGGCGATCCTCCGCCTGCTCGAGAGCCGCGAGGTGCTCAAGATCGGCGCCGACGTGGCGGGCGACCTGCGCTCGCTGCGCCAGATACGCCACTTCCGCGACGGCGGGTTCATCGACCTGCAAACGATCGCGCCCCAGTGGGGCATCGAGGAGAAGAGCCTGCGCAAACTCTCGGCCATCGTGCTCGGGCAGCGCGTCTCGAAGGCGCAGCGGCTGAGCAACTGGGAGGCCGCGACGCTCACCGACAAGCAGCGTCTCTACGCCGCCACCGACGCATGGGTCTGCACGCGCATCTACGAGCGGCTGCTGCGCACACCGAAAAAAACGATTCGCAAATGA
- a CDS encoding class I SAM-dependent rRNA methyltransferase: MIPQIYLRRGKEESLLRRHPWIFSGAIDYIKAEEESEIAEGALVEVFDHKGAFIARGHYQIGSIAVRVLSFEREEIDQAWWNRRLRVALDVRRTLALTDDPSTTCYRLVHGEGDSLPGLVVDIYGSTAVVQCHSVGMYRSRQQIAGAIRAAYGDRITAIYDKSSQTLPFKADLGAVDGYLWGTSDHASQVVLENGEKFWVNWEKGQKTGFFLDQRENRELVKRYARGRTVLNTFCYTGGFSVYALSGGAREVCSVDSSERAVALATENMRLNFGPDAPHSEVAADAVEYLRDIGDRYDLIILDPPAFAKHHKVLGNAMQGYKRLNARALSQIRPGGILFTFSCSQAVSKELFRTTVFSAAAIAGRRVRILHQLTQPADHPINIYHPEGEYLKGLVLYVE; the protein is encoded by the coding sequence ATGATACCGCAAATCTACCTGCGGCGGGGCAAGGAGGAGTCGCTCCTGCGCCGTCATCCGTGGATCTTCTCCGGAGCCATCGACTACATCAAGGCCGAGGAGGAGTCCGAAATCGCCGAAGGGGCGCTGGTCGAGGTCTTCGACCACAAGGGCGCCTTCATCGCCCGGGGACACTACCAGATCGGTTCGATCGCCGTGCGCGTCCTCTCGTTCGAGCGCGAGGAGATCGACCAGGCGTGGTGGAACCGCCGCCTCCGCGTGGCCCTCGACGTGCGGCGCACGCTCGCGCTCACCGACGATCCCTCGACGACCTGCTACCGCCTCGTCCACGGCGAGGGGGATTCGCTTCCGGGGCTGGTGGTGGACATCTACGGCTCCACGGCCGTCGTCCAGTGCCATTCGGTGGGCATGTACCGCTCGCGGCAGCAGATCGCCGGGGCGATCCGCGCCGCCTACGGCGACCGCATCACGGCCATCTACGACAAATCGTCGCAGACGCTCCCCTTCAAGGCCGACCTCGGAGCCGTGGACGGATACCTCTGGGGCACGTCGGACCATGCCTCGCAGGTGGTGCTCGAAAACGGCGAGAAGTTCTGGGTGAACTGGGAGAAGGGGCAGAAAACGGGCTTCTTCCTCGACCAGCGCGAAAACCGCGAGCTGGTGAAGCGTTACGCCCGGGGGCGCACCGTACTCAACACCTTCTGCTATACGGGCGGTTTCTCGGTCTACGCCCTCTCGGGCGGGGCGCGCGAAGTCTGCTCGGTGGACTCCTCGGAGCGGGCCGTGGCGCTGGCCACGGAGAACATGCGGCTGAATTTCGGTCCGGATGCCCCCCACAGCGAAGTCGCGGCCGACGCCGTGGAGTACCTGCGCGACATCGGCGACCGCTACGATCTGATCATCCTCGACCCGCCGGCCTTCGCCAAACACCACAAGGTGCTGGGCAACGCCATGCAGGGTTACAAGCGGCTCAACGCCCGGGCGCTGTCGCAGATCCGCCCCGGCGGGATCCTCTTCACCTTCTCCTGCTCGCAGGCCGTGTCGAAGGAGCTGTTCCGCACGACGGTCTTCTCGGCCGCCGCGATCGCCGGCCGCCGCGTGCGCATCCTGCACCAGCTCACGCAGCCGGCCGACCATCCGATCAACATCTACCACCCCGAAGGGGAGTACCTCAAGGGGCTGGTGCTCTATGTCGAATAA
- a CDS encoding alpha/beta hydrolase, translating into MKRLLTLLAACIAACAATAQSRIETFTFRSALLGAEKTCSVYLPAGYDDSGRSYPVLYLLHGASGYHGDWAEKGNMRQIADEAIAAGTALPMIVVMPDASGTGENYTGDRMGYFDVPGWPYERFFFEEFVPAVERRYRICGDKARRAISGLSMGGGGTAVYALRHPELFGSACPMSGLLEAYGDPGENAFRRSVAENNPVQMVRDLSDAEAAAQRTVRWWVDCGDDDFLALANIHFYEAMRLRDIPLQYRMRDGGHTWRYWQTALHDILAFVSVGFAE; encoded by the coding sequence ATGAAACGACTGCTCACCCTCCTCGCAGCCTGCATCGCAGCCTGCGCCGCCACGGCCCAGAGCCGCATCGAAACCTTCACCTTCCGCAGCGCCCTGCTCGGCGCCGAAAAGACCTGCTCGGTCTATCTGCCCGCCGGCTACGACGACTCGGGGCGGAGCTATCCGGTGCTCTACCTGCTGCACGGCGCCAGCGGCTACCACGGCGACTGGGCCGAAAAGGGCAACATGCGCCAGATCGCCGACGAGGCCATCGCCGCCGGCACGGCGCTCCCGATGATCGTCGTCATGCCCGACGCCTCGGGTACGGGCGAGAACTACACGGGCGACCGCATGGGATACTTCGACGTCCCGGGCTGGCCCTACGAACGCTTCTTCTTCGAGGAGTTCGTCCCGGCCGTCGAACGGCGCTACCGCATCTGCGGCGACAAGGCCCGCCGCGCCATCTCGGGTCTCTCGATGGGAGGCGGCGGCACGGCGGTCTATGCCCTGCGCCACCCCGAACTCTTCGGCTCGGCCTGCCCGATGAGCGGTCTTCTGGAAGCCTACGGCGACCCGGGCGAGAACGCCTTCCGCCGTTCGGTGGCCGAGAACAACCCCGTGCAGATGGTCCGCGACCTCTCCGACGCGGAGGCCGCCGCGCAGCGCACCGTCCGCTGGTGGGTGGACTGCGGCGACGACGACTTCCTGGCCCTGGCCAACATCCACTTCTACGAGGCCATGCGCCTGCGCGACATCCCGCTGCAATACCGGATGCGCGACGGCGGCCACACGTGGCGCTATTGGCAGACCGCACTGCACGACATCCTCGCCTTCGTTTCGGTCGGCTTCGCCGAATAG
- a CDS encoding lipocalin-like domain-containing protein produces MKKHLYHLLVFSLLGIFAASCSDDDDAPNIQSEIVGEWRLTSWSESAPEGFEVYVEFTSAATFGLYQKVETSDYTRYTGRYSIDGTRLTGVYDDGESWGSGYDFELTNDGNTLTMTARTEPAETSVYSRTTIPDDVRDARTSRAGSSPEMKRML; encoded by the coding sequence ATGAAAAAACATCTTTATCATCTGCTCGTTTTCTCCCTGCTCGGCATCTTCGCCGCAAGCTGCTCGGATGACGACGACGCCCCCAACATTCAGTCGGAAATCGTAGGCGAATGGCGCCTCACTTCCTGGTCGGAGAGTGCTCCCGAAGGATTCGAGGTATATGTCGAATTCACTTCGGCAGCGACATTCGGACTTTACCAGAAGGTCGAAACGTCGGACTACACCAGATACACCGGGCGTTATTCGATCGACGGAACCCGGCTGACCGGAGTGTACGACGACGGCGAGAGCTGGGGCAGCGGTTACGATTTCGAACTGACGAATGACGGGAACACCCTGACGATGACCGCCCGGACCGAGCCGGCCGAAACCAGCGTATATTCCCGGACGACGATTCCGGACGACGTGCGCGATGCCCGGACGTCCCGTGCCGGCTCTTCGCCGGAAATGAAGCGGATGCTGTAA
- a CDS encoding S8 family peptidase, with protein MHNKTKLLIFASLLLAACSTDPMQEIPNRGDSAPEIETSGKICNTSDDAVAGSLIVKFGEEAVSGLEQYALNAAGTRSALTRSGIASVDEILTDLHVTSLERVFPEAGEHEARTRAAGLHRWYVLRFAAEEDLDKAAERLAGVAEISKVQFRTRLYRASDCKTYPFHATAGDRTRALVTADFNDPNLFWQWHYINNADQAVATTSVAGADIHVADAWKLTAGNPEVIVAIVDEGVKYTHPDLAANMWTNPNPSPEYNSQDIHGWNFAADGPISWGQKGDSGHGTHVAGTVAAVNNNGIGVCGVAGGTGNGDGVRLMSCQIFSGDQTGDALVSSRAIKYAADHGASILQCSWGVKAGIYTSDNMFIKGSPMDYEALQYFAAQKNCEALDGGLIVFSAGNESTAMSGYPAGYRDYISVTSFSPDYLPANYTNYGPGCNIAAPGGETSGLSGGEKAGVLSTLCSETSNGADYGYMQGTSMACPHVSGVAALGLSYALEKGKKFSLDEFKTMLLTSVNEIDSRLGEGSKATIADVSIYRGKMGTGITDAYQLLMQIEGTPCLRVAVGEVQLIPLTQHFGQGAEDLTYTDIRMSAKDMEKLGIKAAPKMYNGKLMIKCTKPGSAKIKVSAIAGGTKPGTGVVMGGMVVTKEFAVIARSAGAANGGWL; from the coding sequence ATGCATAACAAAACGAAACTCCTGATTTTCGCCTCCCTGCTGCTGGCCGCCTGCTCGACGGACCCCATGCAGGAGATACCGAACCGCGGGGATTCCGCTCCCGAAATCGAGACTTCGGGCAAAATCTGCAATACGTCGGACGATGCCGTGGCCGGTTCGCTCATCGTAAAATTCGGCGAAGAAGCCGTTTCCGGTCTCGAACAGTACGCACTGAATGCGGCCGGGACCCGTTCGGCGCTGACCCGTTCGGGCATCGCATCCGTCGATGAGATCCTGACCGACCTGCACGTCACCTCGCTGGAGCGCGTCTTCCCCGAAGCCGGCGAACACGAGGCCCGCACCCGTGCGGCGGGGCTTCACAGATGGTATGTGCTCCGGTTCGCAGCGGAGGAGGACCTCGACAAGGCGGCCGAAAGACTCGCGGGTGTCGCCGAAATCTCGAAAGTGCAGTTCCGCACCCGTCTCTACCGGGCTTCCGACTGCAAAACCTATCCGTTCCACGCGACGGCGGGCGACCGGACCCGCGCCCTGGTCACGGCGGATTTCAACGACCCGAATCTTTTCTGGCAGTGGCATTACATCAACAATGCCGACCAGGCCGTCGCCACGACATCGGTGGCCGGAGCCGACATCCATGTGGCCGACGCATGGAAGCTCACGGCAGGCAATCCCGAAGTCATCGTCGCCATCGTGGACGAAGGGGTGAAATACACTCATCCGGATCTGGCGGCCAACATGTGGACCAATCCGAACCCTTCGCCCGAATACAACAGCCAGGACATTCACGGATGGAACTTCGCTGCCGACGGCCCCATTTCATGGGGTCAGAAGGGCGATTCGGGCCACGGAACGCACGTTGCGGGCACGGTGGCCGCCGTCAATAACAACGGCATCGGCGTCTGCGGCGTGGCCGGAGGTACGGGCAACGGAGACGGCGTGCGTCTGATGTCGTGCCAGATCTTCTCGGGCGACCAGACGGGCGACGCCCTCGTGTCGAGCCGCGCCATAAAATACGCCGCGGATCACGGCGCCTCCATCCTCCAGTGCTCGTGGGGCGTCAAGGCGGGAATATACACGTCGGACAACATGTTCATCAAGGGATCGCCGATGGACTACGAGGCGCTCCAGTACTTCGCCGCCCAGAAGAACTGCGAGGCCCTCGACGGCGGACTGATCGTTTTTTCCGCCGGCAACGAATCGACGGCCATGTCCGGCTATCCGGCGGGTTATCGTGATTATATCTCCGTCACCTCGTTTTCGCCCGACTACCTGCCGGCCAACTACACCAACTACGGTCCCGGCTGCAATATCGCGGCCCCCGGCGGCGAAACGAGCGGTCTGAGCGGCGGCGAGAAGGCCGGCGTACTCTCGACGCTCTGCTCCGAAACGAGCAACGGAGCGGATTACGGCTACATGCAGGGAACCTCGATGGCCTGCCCGCACGTCTCGGGCGTCGCCGCACTCGGCCTCTCCTATGCCCTGGAGAAGGGGAAGAAATTCTCTCTCGACGAGTTCAAGACCATGCTGCTCACCTCGGTCAATGAAATCGACTCCCGGCTGGGCGAAGGCTCGAAGGCCACGATCGCCGACGTGTCGATTTACCGCGGCAAAATGGGCACCGGCATTACCGACGCCTATCAGTTGCTCATGCAGATCGAGGGAACGCCCTGTCTGCGGGTCGCAGTGGGCGAGGTGCAGCTCATTCCGCTGACGCAGCATTTCGGACAGGGGGCCGAAGACCTCACCTACACCGATATCCGGATGTCGGCCAAGGATATGGAAAAGCTCGGCATCAAGGCGGCTCCCAAAATGTATAATGGAAAACTGATGATCAAATGCACGAAACCCGGATCGGCCAAAATCAAGGTTTCGGCGATAGCCGGCGGCACGAAACCCGGAACGGGCGTGGTGATGGGCGGCATGGTCGTCACCAAGGAATTCGCCGTCATCGCCCGTTCGGCCGGCGCAGCAAACGGAGGTTGGTTATAA